The Halomonas sp. KG2 genome segment GTTGCCTGGTTGGAAAGCGAGACTCCTTGAAAGCAGCATACACACAAAGCATCAAAGCCCGGCTGAACTAAGCACGGTAGAAAAGCCAAATGTGATGCTTTACTTTTCTGCCGACTTGCTGCTCAGAACAGCCAAGGGGAGCAGTTATTCGCGACGCTTAGGCTTGCGCATAGCTTGAACCGGACGGCGTTTGTGCTTATCACGGCTCCAGCGGTTTTTCTCGTCGGGTGTTAGTGCTGGCACCTTGCGAGTTTCCAAGTTTGCTAATGTGGCTAGGTCGTCGACCTCATCCTGGGAGAGCTCAACCCACTCGCCTGCTTTAGCGCGCTTATCAAGGAAGATGTTGCCGTAGCGCACCCGCTTCAGACGGCTAACCGTTAGCCCCTGAGATTCCCACAGGCGGCGTACTTCACGGTTACGACCTTCTAAAATCACCACGTGGAACCAGGTATTAATGCCTTCGCCACCAAACTCTTGTACGTCAGTAAAGCGCGCAGGACCATCTTCTAACATGACGCCATCAACCATGGCGACAATATGCTCGCGCTTGACTTCACCCATCACGCGAACCGCGTACTCACGCTCTACCTGGGTCGAAGGGTGCATTAGCCGGTTTGCAAGCTCGCCGTCTGTGGTGAATAGCAACAAGCCGCTCGTGTTAATATCCAAACGGCCAATGGCAACCCAGCGCTCGCCTTTCAGACGCGGGAGACGCTCAAACACCGTGCGACGCCCTTCTGGGTCTTTGCGCGTGCACAACTCTCCTTCCGGCTTGTTGTACATAATCACACGGCGGGGCACTTCCTCTTCGGGGCGCAGCGACACAGGGCGATCATCAAAACTGACCTTGTCGCGGGCTTCTACTCGGTCGCCTAACTTGGCTACCTGGCTATTAACCTTTACCCGGCCGTCGGAAATGGCAGTTTCCATTTCACGGCGTGACCCCAGCCCTGCCCGGGCCAGTACTTTTTGCAGCTTTTCACTGGCGGGGGGCGTGGTGTTATTACTCTGACTCATGGTCGTCTGACCTCACATCGTTAGTCTGCGTGCGCGCATCATCATCGTTACGCTGCGCACGTGCCGCTAAGCGCGCCTCTAAATCGGCAAAACTCAGCGGCTGGGTTAACGCCGTCTCGGCGTGTTTATCAGCTATCTCTGCTGCAGCAGTCTCAGCTGAAGCTATCTCTTCACTCTGGGGTGGCGCATCCTGCACGGTTTCTGGCGTTTCGTCCAGTGCTGGTTGTGCTTCATCTTGCTCAATAACCGTATCGCTATCATCGGCATTGACCAATTCATGCATCGGCGGCAATGCATCCAAGGTTTTCAAGCCAAAATCATCTAAAAAGCTGCGGGTGGTGGCATAAACGGCTGGTCGCCCAGGCACATCTCGATGGCCTACCACGCGAATCCATCCCCGCTCCATTAGCGTACGGATAATAGAGCTGCTAACACTTACACCGCGCACGTCTTCGATATCACCCCGCGTCACCGGCTGTCGATAAGCAATCAGCGCCAATGTTTCCAACAATGCCCGGGAGTATCGCTGTGGCCGCTCATCCCATAGGCGCGACACCCAATGAGAGAGTCGTGGGCGAATACGCAGCTGAAATCCTGACGCGGTCTCTACTAGCTCCAGCGCTCCTTCTTCATGGCGCAGGACAAGGCGGGACAACGTATCGCGCAGTGCTTTTTTAGACGGACACTCGTCTTCTAAAAACAGCGTTTCAAGCCGCTCTAGAGAAAGCGGCTCGCCAGCGGCAAGTAATGCCGCTTCAATAATATCGTCTAACGTGGTGTCTCTCACGGCGACTCCTCGTCAGGCTCAAATGCTGACTCCTCAAACGCGTACTCTTCAAACGCAGACTCTGAGACGTCATCGCCTGAGTCAGCCTCTTCAAATGCGCTCTCTTCTTCTCCATCCGTGAGGGCCGCACGCCGCGCACGCACATGAATGGGCGACAGTGGCGCGTTCTGTACAATTTCGATCATGGCTTCTTTGGCTAATTCTAAAATGGCCATAAACGTAACAACGACTCCAGCACGCCCCTCTTCCAGCGTAAACAACGCTTCAAACGGGGTATAGCGCTGATGGTCCCCGTCGTGACTTAACTGCTCCATAATTTTCAGCATGCGTTCGCGGGTAGAGAGTACCTCGCGGCTGATTTGGTGGGCTTGCGCCAGCTCAGCGCGTTTCAGAATATCCGACAGCGCCCCAAGCAGCTCATCTAACCCTACATCGGGATGAATTACCCGCGCCTCTAACGGGGGCAGACCCGCCTGTACACTAAACCAGTCACGCCCTACCCGAGGCAGCGTGTCCAACGTTTCAGCGGCTTCCTTTAAGCGCTCATACTCTTGCAGACGGCGAATCAACTCAGCCCTGGGATCTTCTTCCTCTTCGCCTTCTGCCTTCGGTGGGCGCGGCAGTAGTGTGCGGGATTTAATTTCCGCCAGCATAGCCGCCATTAACAAGTACTCTCCGGCCAGCTCAATCTCCATGGCTTTCATCAGTTCCACATACTCAATGTATTGATGAGTGATGGTTGCCACATTGATCGTCAAAATATCCAGGTTCTGACGGCGAATAAGATAGAGCAGCAGATCAAGCGGCCCTTCGAAGGCCTCTAGAAACACGCGTAGCGCCTCTGGCGGTATATAGAGATCCTCCGGCAACTGCATGATGGGCTCATCAAACAGACGCCCAAGCGCTTCCGCTACCGGTTCGGCAGTTGGCTCAATAAGTTCGTGATCAACGGGGGCGTTTGGCGTCTCGCTCACGCGGGGCGTGTTCCTTTTTAGTTAAACATCCATGGTTAGTTGAGCGCCCATGGTTAGTTAAATGGCTATGCTCGCCAGTGTAACAGCGTGTCACCTATCGAGGCATTATCGCTAGCCTGCCTCAGCCGCCTTGCGATAACGCCCTTGGTAGTCAAACAGCTTATCGCGAAGCTTCCAGTGCCGCCCGACTTTACGCCCCACAACAAAATCGGGATGGCGCAGGCGGCGCTGCTCTTCGACCACTTCGGTCGGCGAAGCAGGCTGCCACTTAGCGCCTGGGGCACGCAGGTGGTTACGTAAAAAAACAGCATAAAATGCCCGCCGCTGAGCAGGCGTTTCCAGCGCAAACCACTCTGCCAAGCTCGCGCCATCTTCATCGTGATAGGTCACTTTTAGGCGTGGTAGCCCCCGCCCATTGGTCGTGGCCTCTAACTGCATACCGCTGACTCGCAGCACTTTGGCATCTTTTAATTTGAGTGCGTCTTTGAGCTTATCGTCGGCATCCACCAGCAGTTGCTCGCAACCATGACATCGGCGGGCGGCAATATCATTCTCAGCGCCACACTGCTCACAAACTTTAAAGCGAAAGCGAAAATCACACTGTTTTTGATCGGTGCCCTGCCTGCCCTTGCCCGGCTTAGCGGGCGGATTGGGATTGTCTACCAGCCCCTGGCAGCGGCGGCCAAAATGCTCAATCACCAGTTCTCCATCACGCTTACCCCAGAACAGATTGGCATGGCCACACGCCGGGCACTCAACCTGGACCGGTTCGCTGTCGCTGTCTGGTTTTGGCTCGCCGACTTCTGGCGCATAAAGGTCCCAGGGATTACCAGCGAAATCCAACACTAGGCAGTTGGTTTTATCCGGCGATAAACGCAGCCCTCGACCAACAATCTGCTGGTAAAGGCTCACCGATTCCGTGGGCCGCAGAATAGCGATTAAATCCACATGGGGCGCATCGAATCCTGTGGTTAGCACGGCCACATTAACTAGAAACTTAAGCTCACGCGCCTTGAACGCCTCAATCAGAGAGGCGCGCTCTTGGGAGGCCGTCGCGCCGGTAATCAACGCCGCTTGGTCCGCAGGTAAGTAGCTGATGATTTCTTCAGCATGAGCGACCGTTGCGGCAAAAATCATCACCCCTTGACGTTCTTCAGCGTACTCAACCACCTGCTGAATAATCCTTGGCGTAGCACGGCTACCGGCAACAACGCGATTGAGCTCTTCCTCACGAAACAGCCCACTGGGCGCAGGGGCCAAGGCAGAAAAATCGTAGCCTTCAATGGCCATATCCAGCCGTTTTGGCGCTGCCAAAAAACCTTGCTTCACCATCAATCGCAGCGGCTGTTCAAAGACGCAGTCGGCAAAGAAGCACGCTTCATCACCGCGCACCATGCCGTGGTGATGGCGGTGGTAGATAAACCCCTGCCCCAACCGAAACGGCGTAGCGGTTAAGCCGAGAATTTTTAGCTGCGGATTCTGACGCCGAAGATGCTCAATCACTTGGCGATAGCTAGCATCTTTTTCCAGCGATACTCGGTGGCACTCATCAATCACCAATAACGTAAAACTGGCGTCACTGAAGCGCTCCAGATTACGCACCACCGACTGTACCGAACCAAATACCACTTGTCGGCTGGCTTCTTTACGCTTAAGACCTGCGCTGAAAATATCTGCCTGAAGCCCGTAGGCTTGGTACTTGGCATGATTTTGCTCAACCAGCTCACGCACGTGGGCCAGCACCAGCACACGGCCACGGGCTAGCCTAGCCAGCTCAGCAATCACTAACGACTTACCGCTCCCAGTGGGTAATACCACCACTGCAGGCGCGCTGCTGGCACGGAAGTGGCCCACCACGCGCTTTACGGCCTCCGTTTGGTAGGGGCGTAAACGGGGTGGTGAACCAGAAATGGGATCGCTGGAAGGGCTGAATTGAGGCATGTCAGTCGAAACGCGGGGCGCGACGCTCCATTCGTGCACTCACCGCCTCACGCTGCTCGGCACCGGCTAAAAGCTGCTGCTGCAAATGCGCTTCGAGGGCTAGTCGATCACGAGGGGCTAAATCCGGGCTGCGTGCAAACAGCTCACGAGCCGCAGCGACGGCACGAGGTGAGCGCGAAGCAATAAGCGCAGCGGTTTCCCGGGCGGCTTCCAGGGGCGTATCGCTCAGGCGGCTGCCCAAGCCCAACTGATAGGCCTCCT includes the following:
- a CDS encoding DEAD/DEAH box helicase, with protein sequence MPQFSPSSDPISGSPPRLRPYQTEAVKRVVGHFRASSAPAVVVLPTGSGKSLVIAELARLARGRVLVLAHVRELVEQNHAKYQAYGLQADIFSAGLKRKEASRQVVFGSVQSVVRNLERFSDASFTLLVIDECHRVSLEKDASYRQVIEHLRRQNPQLKILGLTATPFRLGQGFIYHRHHHGMVRGDEACFFADCVFEQPLRLMVKQGFLAAPKRLDMAIEGYDFSALAPAPSGLFREEELNRVVAGSRATPRIIQQVVEYAEERQGVMIFAATVAHAEEIISYLPADQAALITGATASQERASLIEAFKARELKFLVNVAVLTTGFDAPHVDLIAILRPTESVSLYQQIVGRGLRLSPDKTNCLVLDFAGNPWDLYAPEVGEPKPDSDSEPVQVECPACGHANLFWGKRDGELVIEHFGRRCQGLVDNPNPPAKPGKGRQGTDQKQCDFRFRFKVCEQCGAENDIAARRCHGCEQLLVDADDKLKDALKLKDAKVLRVSGMQLEATTNGRGLPRLKVTYHDEDGASLAEWFALETPAQRRAFYAVFLRNHLRAPGAKWQPASPTEVVEEQRRLRHPDFVVGRKVGRHWKLRDKLFDYQGRYRKAAEAG
- a CDS encoding segregation/condensation protein A is translated as MSETPNAPVDHELIEPTAEPVAEALGRLFDEPIMQLPEDLYIPPEALRVFLEAFEGPLDLLLYLIRRQNLDILTINVATITHQYIEYVELMKAMEIELAGEYLLMAAMLAEIKSRTLLPRPPKAEGEEEEDPRAELIRRLQEYERLKEAAETLDTLPRVGRDWFSVQAGLPPLEARVIHPDVGLDELLGALSDILKRAELAQAHQISREVLSTRERMLKIMEQLSHDGDHQRYTPFEALFTLEEGRAGVVVTFMAILELAKEAMIEIVQNAPLSPIHVRARRAALTDGEEESAFEEADSGDDVSESAFEEYAFEESAFEPDEESP
- the rluB gene encoding 23S rRNA pseudouridine(2605) synthase RluB, producing the protein MSQSNNTTPPASEKLQKVLARAGLGSRREMETAISDGRVKVNSQVAKLGDRVEARDKVSFDDRPVSLRPEEEVPRRVIMYNKPEGELCTRKDPEGRRTVFERLPRLKGERWVAIGRLDINTSGLLLFTTDGELANRLMHPSTQVEREYAVRVMGEVKREHIVAMVDGVMLEDGPARFTDVQEFGGEGINTWFHVVILEGRNREVRRLWESQGLTVSRLKRVRYGNIFLDKRAKAGEWVELSQDEVDDLATLANLETRKVPALTPDEKNRWSRDKHKRRPVQAMRKPKRRE
- the scpB gene encoding SMC-Scp complex subunit ScpB, which produces MRDTTLDDIIEAALLAAGEPLSLERLETLFLEDECPSKKALRDTLSRLVLRHEEGALELVETASGFQLRIRPRLSHWVSRLWDERPQRYSRALLETLALIAYRQPVTRGDIEDVRGVSVSSSIIRTLMERGWIRVVGHRDVPGRPAVYATTRSFLDDFGLKTLDALPPMHELVNADDSDTVIEQDEAQPALDETPETVQDAPPQSEEIASAETAAAEIADKHAETALTQPLSFADLEARLAARAQRNDDDARTQTNDVRSDDHESE